Proteins encoded in a region of the Rhodococcus sp. SBT000017 genome:
- a CDS encoding MarR family winged helix-turn-helix transcriptional regulator yields the protein MSHSDADIRDLLSQLVTSSSRFVRLAARFGSDEWPRAWMRALSLLEEYQPLRISTFAELDRCSQPSATALLTKLSKSGLVTRTADPDDSRAVLIEMTDDGHRWLAAGRRHIVDGLVPYLSDRDPEQIQKLTDGLSELRSILEPVDRGTRGTSS from the coding sequence GTGAGTCACTCCGACGCAGACATCCGGGACCTCCTGTCGCAATTGGTCACCAGCTCGTCACGGTTCGTCCGCTTGGCCGCACGGTTCGGCAGCGACGAATGGCCCAGAGCGTGGATGCGAGCGCTGTCGTTGCTGGAGGAATACCAGCCACTGCGTATCAGCACGTTCGCCGAGCTGGACCGCTGCTCCCAACCGTCGGCGACGGCATTGCTCACCAAGCTGAGCAAGAGCGGCCTCGTCACCCGGACCGCCGATCCCGACGATTCCCGTGCCGTCCTCATCGAGATGACCGACGACGGCCACCGGTGGCTCGCCGCGGGTCGACGCCACATCGTCGACGGACTGGTGCCGTACCTGTCCGACCGCGACCCGGAACAGATACAGAAACTGACCGACGGACTGAGCGAGCTTCGCAGCATCCTCGAGCCCGTCGATCGCGGAACGAGAGGAACTTCTTCGTGA
- a CDS encoding DUF6636 domain-containing protein — protein MGWVRAWLVVVGAGTALVLTGCSSESAAQAPPPASTTTLAPTTTTATTTPAPVTTTEIPLPPPPPPAEPPPTEEPQTTYAAIGGAYYFSSPDGLFQCGIVPLSSRTEAGCQGSTTPVPPRPEDCMINWGNGIRVTNEGPAAFMCSGGVVYTSGGDTIDPPLAVGATIAENGFTCTSAENGISCVDDATGHGFRIAPDSNEVY, from the coding sequence ATGGGTTGGGTGCGAGCCTGGTTGGTGGTAGTCGGGGCCGGTACGGCGCTTGTTCTCACCGGTTGCAGCAGTGAGTCCGCTGCCCAGGCTCCGCCGCCTGCGTCGACCACCACCCTTGCGCCGACAACCACGACGGCAACCACCACCCCTGCGCCCGTGACGACCACGGAGATACCACTCCCGCCGCCTCCGCCTCCGGCCGAGCCGCCGCCCACCGAGGAACCGCAGACGACGTACGCCGCCATCGGTGGTGCGTACTACTTCAGTTCCCCCGACGGTTTGTTCCAGTGCGGAATCGTGCCGCTGTCGAGCCGTACCGAGGCCGGGTGCCAGGGCTCCACCACTCCGGTGCCGCCGCGGCCCGAGGACTGCATGATCAACTGGGGCAACGGTATTCGAGTCACCAACGAAGGGCCTGCGGCATTCATGTGCTCCGGCGGCGTGGTCTACACCTCGGGTGGGGACACGATCGATCCACCGCTCGCGGTCGGCGCGACCATCGCCGAGAACGGATTCACCTGCACGTCCGCCGAGAACGGCATCTCGTGTGTCGACGATGCGACCGGACACGGTTTCCGCATCGCACCGGACAGCAACGAAGTCTATTGA
- a CDS encoding glycoside hydrolase family 76 protein — protein MQELWSQRADAAEGAVVARHMRRLWGLPGTTLGVVAWPPARKERMFLRWHYWWQAHLLDCAVDAADRDLTAKRRRRLNKITRAHRTRNVSGWTNNYYDDMAWLGLALERAQRQHFVGNRGGIQQIEMELFDAWSPAEGGGIPWRKKSDFYNAPANGPAAIMLARTGRLWRAQEMADWMDRTLKDPRTGLILDGMHSTRALVDAGKPGEMERAVYSYCQGVTLGLETELAVRLGEPRHAQRVHALVDAIDNHLTRNLVITGGGGGDGGLFNPILARYLAIVALELPGDSDADDRARELAAAIVLNSAESAWENRLEVEDNPLFGADWTREARFPGQGLHIATFTEGTVRPSDVPERDLSVQLGGWMLMEAAYRVAAAGF, from the coding sequence ATGCAGGAGTTGTGGTCGCAGCGTGCGGACGCTGCGGAGGGGGCCGTCGTCGCGCGGCACATGCGTCGGCTGTGGGGGCTCCCGGGCACGACGTTGGGAGTCGTCGCCTGGCCACCGGCGCGCAAGGAACGGATGTTCCTGCGCTGGCACTACTGGTGGCAGGCCCACCTGCTCGACTGTGCGGTCGACGCCGCAGATCGCGACCTCACGGCCAAGCGCCGTCGGCGACTGAACAAGATCACCCGAGCGCACCGAACCCGCAACGTCAGCGGGTGGACCAACAACTACTACGACGACATGGCGTGGCTCGGGTTGGCGCTCGAACGCGCGCAGCGGCAGCACTTCGTCGGCAATCGCGGCGGCATCCAGCAGATCGAGATGGAGTTGTTCGACGCCTGGTCCCCGGCCGAGGGTGGTGGCATTCCGTGGCGCAAGAAGTCGGATTTCTACAACGCACCAGCCAACGGTCCGGCCGCGATCATGCTGGCGCGCACCGGTCGGCTGTGGCGTGCCCAGGAGATGGCCGACTGGATGGACCGCACCCTCAAAGACCCGCGCACGGGGCTGATTCTGGACGGGATGCACTCCACCCGCGCACTCGTCGATGCCGGAAAGCCCGGTGAGATGGAACGCGCCGTGTACAGCTACTGCCAAGGCGTCACGTTGGGCCTCGAGACCGAACTCGCCGTTCGGCTCGGCGAACCCAGGCACGCCCAGCGAGTCCATGCCCTGGTCGACGCCATAGACAACCACCTGACCCGCAACCTCGTCATCACCGGCGGCGGTGGGGGAGACGGCGGCCTGTTCAACCCGATCCTCGCGCGCTACCTGGCGATCGTTGCGTTGGAGCTACCCGGAGACTCGGACGCCGACGACCGAGCCCGCGAACTCGCAGCAGCGATCGTGCTGAACTCGGCCGAGTCGGCGTGGGAGAACCGCCTCGAAGTGGAAGACAATCCACTGTTCGGAGCCGACTGGACCCGCGAAGCCCGTTTCCCGGGGCAAGGCCTGCACATCGCCACCTTCACCGAAGGAACGGTCCGACCGTCAGATGTGCCCGAACGGGACCTCTCGGTGCAACTCGGCGGCTGGATGCTCATGGAAGCCGCATACCGCGTCGCAGCTGCAGGTTTCTAG
- a CDS encoding FUSC family protein — protein sequence MSLLPIIQCALAAGVAWFVATDIVGHESPFFAPIAAVVSLGVSLGARLRRSAELVVGVTVGIGVGDLLISLIGSGPWQIALVVVLAMSAAVFLDGGPIIAMQAGSSAVLVATLIPPGNMGGPNRMVDALVGGLVGIAIVALIPTHPVWRARKDAASVLATAASVLQKVADGLVANDPKPIEEALRKARATQSGIDALRTDLKGGREIARISPMYWNHRNRLATLAATADPIDNAVRNIRVLARRSLTLVRDDEILDPRVVDEVEKLAHAVEVLRQMILADPGQKPDAAEAARVLRSVAAGAKPELISNAGLSATVVLAQLRSIIVDLLQVAGLKRISALATLPPTVEHPHVPPEL from the coding sequence TTGTCGCTACTTCCGATCATTCAATGCGCGTTGGCGGCAGGTGTGGCGTGGTTCGTCGCGACGGACATCGTCGGTCACGAGAGCCCGTTCTTCGCACCGATCGCCGCCGTCGTCTCGCTCGGCGTCTCGCTCGGTGCTCGCCTGCGCCGATCGGCCGAGCTCGTCGTCGGAGTGACGGTGGGCATCGGCGTCGGAGATCTGCTTATCTCACTGATCGGCAGTGGGCCGTGGCAGATCGCTCTGGTCGTGGTGTTGGCGATGTCGGCTGCGGTGTTCCTCGACGGCGGCCCGATCATCGCGATGCAGGCCGGGTCGTCCGCCGTGCTGGTGGCGACGCTCATCCCGCCAGGCAACATGGGTGGCCCCAACCGCATGGTCGACGCGTTGGTCGGTGGTCTGGTGGGCATCGCGATCGTGGCGTTGATTCCGACGCATCCGGTGTGGCGAGCCCGTAAGGATGCGGCGAGCGTGTTGGCGACGGCTGCGAGTGTGTTGCAGAAGGTGGCCGACGGTTTGGTGGCGAACGATCCCAAACCGATCGAGGAGGCGTTGCGGAAGGCGCGTGCGACGCAGTCGGGTATCGATGCTCTGCGGACCGATCTCAAGGGCGGCCGGGAGATCGCGCGAATTTCTCCGATGTACTGGAATCACCGTAATCGTCTTGCGACGCTCGCGGCCACGGCCGATCCCATCGACAACGCCGTCCGCAACATCCGGGTGCTCGCGCGTCGGTCGCTGACGCTGGTGCGCGACGACGAGATCCTCGATCCGCGGGTTGTCGACGAGGTGGAGAAGTTGGCGCATGCGGTCGAGGTGTTGCGGCAGATGATTCTCGCCGATCCGGGGCAGAAGCCGGACGCGGCCGAGGCGGCGCGGGTGTTGCGGTCGGTCGCAGCCGGTGCCAAGCCTGAGTTGATCTCGAACGCCGGTCTGTCGGCGACGGTGGTGTTGGCGCAGTTGCGGTCGATCATCGTCGACCTGCTGCAGGTCGCCGGGCTCAAGCGTATCTCCGCGTTGGCGACGCTTCCGCCGACGGTGGAGCACCCGCACGTCCCGCCCGAGTTGTGA
- a CDS encoding lysoplasmalogenase family protein, giving the protein MVVGRIRRARTAALVAGAVTVVGAWAGSMPVQRMAKPLIVPALASGLDPVRDRVLLAGLAAATVGDALLIDPDDDSALEWGARAFAVMQGSYTYLLFRRGARPSLVDAVPRYTGWAVAATLLAKRQPAVASTLIAYGAVLATTSTLSARSVSRGGDRRLMIGGVLFTVSDALIVFRRLFLTEDRQRRTAEAIILSTYVAAQVLLVEALAAG; this is encoded by the coding sequence ATGGTTGTCGGTCGGATTCGGCGGGCTCGCACGGCCGCGCTGGTAGCGGGTGCGGTGACCGTGGTCGGTGCGTGGGCGGGGTCGATGCCCGTGCAGCGGATGGCCAAGCCGCTGATTGTTCCGGCACTGGCGAGCGGGCTCGATCCGGTGCGAGATCGGGTGCTGTTGGCGGGTCTTGCGGCCGCCACGGTCGGCGATGCGCTGTTGATCGACCCCGACGACGATTCCGCTCTGGAATGGGGCGCGCGTGCGTTCGCCGTGATGCAGGGCAGTTACACGTATCTGCTGTTTCGGAGGGGCGCGCGTCCGTCGCTGGTCGACGCCGTTCCGCGGTACACCGGATGGGCGGTCGCGGCGACGCTACTTGCCAAGCGTCAGCCCGCGGTGGCGTCGACCCTGATCGCCTACGGTGCGGTGCTCGCGACCACGTCGACCCTGTCTGCTCGTTCCGTTTCACGCGGTGGCGATCGGCGGCTGATGATCGGCGGAGTTCTGTTCACCGTCTCCGATGCGCTGATCGTGTTCAGACGACTGTTTCTGACCGAGGACCGTCAGCGGCGGACCGCGGAGGCGATCATTCTGTCGACGTACGTCGCGGCGCAGGTCCTACTCGTCGAGGCCCTGGCTGCGGGGTAG
- a CDS encoding DUF3151 domain-containing protein: MTSFGDLLGPQPTLLPGDDEAESALLNHEAPETVAAAHPTASIAWAYLAEAALESGATITAYAYARTGYHRGLDQLRRNGWKGFGPVPYSHEPNRGFLRCVAVLAKAARDINEHDEYARCLDLLEDCDPKAAEALGLG; this comes from the coding sequence ATGACTTCTTTCGGTGATCTGCTCGGACCCCAACCCACACTGTTGCCCGGAGACGACGAGGCCGAATCCGCGCTGCTGAACCACGAGGCACCCGAGACCGTTGCGGCGGCGCATCCGACGGCGTCCATCGCGTGGGCCTACCTCGCCGAGGCCGCGCTCGAGTCGGGTGCCACCATCACGGCGTACGCCTACGCTCGTACCGGCTACCACCGAGGTCTGGACCAGTTGCGTCGTAACGGATGGAAGGGATTCGGGCCGGTCCCGTACAGCCATGAGCCCAACCGAGGATTCCTCCGATGCGTCGCAGTCCTCGCCAAGGCGGCCCGCGACATCAACGAGCACGACGAGTACGCCCGCTGCCTCGACCTCCTCGAAGACTGTGACCCCAAGGCAGCAGAAGCGCTCGGCCTGGGCTGA
- a CDS encoding DUF3592 domain-containing protein, whose amino-acid sequence MNNTRIVRSVVFVTTVYAIVLAIWIGWLMKRTPPGTLPYQLAALVAGFGAALGLAMMIAGRPTREQKELIEHGVEGWATVDAIRRIDDDTAELDLEFTVPGSGSYFGKIVYDIPQSDTSRFEPGTVIAVRVDPAHRERVLLLPRSQGLDE is encoded by the coding sequence GTGAACAACACGAGAATCGTCCGATCCGTCGTCTTCGTGACGACCGTTTACGCAATCGTGCTGGCGATCTGGATCGGTTGGCTGATGAAGCGAACTCCCCCCGGGACGCTTCCCTACCAGCTGGCGGCCCTGGTCGCCGGATTCGGCGCAGCGCTCGGCCTGGCCATGATGATCGCCGGACGACCGACGCGTGAGCAGAAGGAACTGATCGAACACGGCGTCGAAGGGTGGGCGACGGTGGACGCCATTCGCCGCATCGACGACGACACCGCCGAGTTGGACCTCGAATTCACCGTGCCCGGCTCGGGCAGCTACTTCGGCAAGATCGTGTACGACATCCCGCAGTCGGACACCTCGCGATTCGAGCCCGGCACCGTCATCGCCGTTCGCGTCGACCCTGCCCACCGCGAGCGAGTACTGCTGCTACCCCGCAGCCAGGGCCTCGACGAGTAG
- the fbaA gene encoding class II fructose-bisphosphate aldolase codes for MPIATPEVYAEMLGRAKEHKFAFPAINCVGSESINAAIKGFADAGSDGIIQFSTGGAEFGSGLGIKSMVTGAVALAEFAHVVAAEYDVTIALHTDHCPKDKLDTYVRPLLAISQERVDAGKNPLFQSHMWDGSAVPIDENLEIAKDLLTRAAAAKIILEIEIGVVGGEEDGVEAEINDKLYTSNEDFLKTVEALGAGDAGSRYLLAATFGNVHGVYKPGNVKLKPSVLADGQRVASEKLGLASGSKPFDFVFHGGSGSAKSEIEEALEYGTVKMNVDTDTQYAFSRPIAGHFFSNYDGVLKIDGEVGNKKAYDPRSYLKKAEAGMTARVVEACNDLKSAGRSVSAG; via the coding sequence GTGCCTATCGCAACTCCCGAGGTCTACGCCGAGATGCTGGGCCGGGCGAAGGAACACAAGTTCGCCTTTCCGGCAATCAACTGTGTGGGTTCCGAGTCCATCAACGCCGCCATCAAGGGCTTCGCCGACGCGGGTAGCGACGGCATCATTCAGTTCTCGACCGGCGGAGCCGAATTCGGATCCGGACTCGGTATCAAGAGCATGGTCACGGGCGCTGTCGCACTCGCCGAGTTCGCGCACGTCGTAGCCGCCGAGTACGACGTCACCATCGCTCTGCACACCGACCACTGCCCCAAGGACAAGCTGGACACCTACGTGCGTCCGCTGCTTGCGATCTCGCAGGAGCGCGTCGACGCAGGCAAGAACCCGCTGTTCCAGTCGCACATGTGGGACGGCTCGGCCGTTCCGATCGACGAGAATCTGGAGATCGCCAAGGATCTGCTGACCCGCGCAGCGGCCGCAAAGATCATTCTGGAGATCGAAATCGGTGTCGTCGGCGGCGAGGAAGACGGCGTCGAGGCCGAGATCAACGACAAGCTCTACACGTCGAACGAGGATTTCCTCAAGACCGTCGAGGCTCTCGGTGCAGGCGACGCAGGCTCGCGCTACCTGCTGGCGGCTACGTTCGGCAACGTGCACGGCGTCTACAAGCCGGGCAACGTCAAGCTGAAGCCGTCCGTGCTCGCCGACGGTCAGCGTGTGGCCAGCGAGAAGCTCGGCCTGGCCTCCGGCTCCAAGCCCTTCGACTTCGTCTTCCACGGCGGATCGGGTTCGGCGAAGAGCGAGATCGAAGAGGCTCTCGAGTACGGAACGGTGAAGATGAACGTCGACACCGATACCCAGTACGCATTCAGCCGTCCCATCGCCGGACACTTCTTCTCCAACTACGACGGTGTGCTCAAGATCGACGGGGAGGTCGGCAACAAGAAGGCCTACGACCCGCGCAGCTACCTCAAGAAGGCCGAAGCCGGCATGACGGCCCGTGTCGTCGAGGCGTGCAACGACCTCAAGTCCGCCGGCCGCAGCGTATCCGCAGGCTAG
- a CDS encoding VTT domain-containing protein yields the protein MTTNLALLPGFLDPVNLLNSFGHWVLIGLLLVVFIESGLLFPLLPGDSLLFTAGLIAASKSTEIEPFASIWTLVILIPIAAILGDQVGYLIGTKGGAALFKSNDSRFFKKKYIDESHIFFEKHGPITIILARFVPIVRTFAPVVAGASHMKYSLFLTYNVVGGILWGAGVTVLGYLLGQIAFIRDHVDIIFLLIVAVSVLPIVIEVGKRMIKARKTPLGEATDVIEAVAPDTKS from the coding sequence ATGACGACGAACCTGGCCCTGTTGCCCGGATTCCTCGACCCGGTGAACCTGCTCAACTCCTTCGGTCACTGGGTGCTCATCGGGCTGCTGCTGGTGGTCTTCATCGAGTCGGGGCTGCTGTTTCCGCTGCTCCCAGGCGATTCCCTCCTCTTCACAGCCGGGTTGATCGCGGCTTCGAAGTCCACCGAGATCGAGCCGTTCGCGTCCATCTGGACCCTGGTCATCCTGATCCCGATCGCGGCCATCCTCGGCGATCAGGTCGGCTATCTCATCGGCACGAAGGGTGGTGCGGCCCTCTTCAAGAGCAACGATTCGCGATTCTTCAAGAAGAAGTACATCGACGAATCGCACATCTTCTTCGAGAAGCACGGTCCGATCACCATCATCCTGGCGCGCTTCGTGCCGATCGTGCGTACGTTCGCACCGGTCGTCGCCGGTGCGTCGCACATGAAGTACTCACTGTTTCTCACCTACAACGTCGTCGGCGGCATCCTCTGGGGCGCCGGCGTGACCGTGCTGGGGTACCTGCTCGGGCAGATCGCGTTCATTCGTGACCACGTCGACATCATCTTTCTCCTCATCGTCGCCGTCTCCGTCCTCCCCATCGTCATCGAGGTCGGCAAGCGAATGATCAAGGCCCGCAAGACTCCGCTCGGGGAGGCCACCGACGTGATCGAGGCCGTCGCCCCGGACACCAAGTCCTGA
- a CDS encoding SDR family oxidoreductase: MTRPTVFISGAAAGIGRATALKFAANGYLVGAYDIDETGLASLGKEAASLSGRVVTGILDVTNSDQWETRLKEFVGEGDGRLDILINNAGILAAGAFEDMPLSVHRRQIDINFNGVIYGTHAAFPYLRDTAGAQVVNLCSASAIYGQPELVTYGASKFAVRGITEALDLEWSKYDIAVKAMWPLFVQTAMTQGVSTGTTSSLGIKLTVKDVSDAIFDATRPVKRRLHKVHFPVGLPSKALSLGSRFSPAWLTREVNRRLSHT; the protein is encoded by the coding sequence GTGACTCGACCAACTGTCTTCATCTCAGGCGCTGCAGCCGGCATCGGCCGCGCGACGGCTCTCAAGTTCGCGGCCAATGGCTACCTCGTCGGTGCGTACGACATCGACGAGACCGGCTTGGCATCGCTCGGCAAGGAAGCTGCTTCGCTCAGCGGCCGCGTGGTCACCGGCATCTTGGATGTAACCAACTCGGACCAGTGGGAAACCCGGTTGAAGGAGTTCGTCGGGGAGGGTGACGGTCGACTCGACATTCTGATCAACAATGCCGGAATTCTGGCCGCGGGTGCCTTCGAGGACATGCCGCTGTCGGTGCACCGTCGGCAGATCGACATCAACTTCAACGGGGTCATCTACGGCACTCACGCCGCCTTCCCGTATCTGAGGGACACGGCCGGCGCTCAGGTCGTCAACCTGTGCTCGGCATCGGCCATCTACGGTCAGCCCGAGTTGGTGACCTACGGCGCGTCCAAGTTCGCGGTGCGCGGCATCACCGAGGCACTGGATCTCGAGTGGAGCAAGTACGACATCGCCGTCAAGGCCATGTGGCCGCTGTTCGTCCAGACGGCGATGACCCAGGGTGTGTCGACGGGCACCACGAGCTCGTTGGGAATCAAGCTCACCGTGAAAGATGTGTCCGACGCGATTTTCGACGCGACCCGTCCAGTGAAGCGTCGGTTGCACAAGGTGCATTTCCCGGTCGGCTTGCCTTCCAAGGCGCTCTCGCTCGGGTCACGCTTCTCGCCCGCATGGCTCACTCGCGAGGTCAACCGGCGCCTGAGCCACACCTAG
- a CDS encoding TrmH family RNA methyltransferase yields the protein MSENTIGSEPSSDDAGPTEWGENPNGVGPWSDTHTEPPPDDPRLDPELLAGGDRRNVVDAYRYWRREAIVADIDTRRLSLHVAIENFTNDANIGTVVRTANAFAAQAVHIVGRRRWNRRGAMVTDRYQHIHHHDSVEALMAFAAEQRLVVVAVDNTPGSVPIETAELPRHCLLLFGQEGPGVTASARESASMTVSIAQFGSTRSINAGVAAGIAMHSWIRRHADLDTAW from the coding sequence TTGAGCGAGAACACGATCGGCAGCGAGCCGTCGTCGGACGACGCCGGCCCCACCGAGTGGGGTGAGAACCCCAACGGCGTCGGACCGTGGTCCGACACGCACACCGAACCGCCGCCCGACGATCCACGATTGGACCCGGAACTGCTCGCCGGCGGTGACCGCCGCAACGTCGTCGACGCCTACCGCTACTGGCGACGCGAGGCGATCGTCGCCGACATCGACACCCGACGCCTTTCGCTGCACGTCGCCATCGAGAACTTCACCAACGACGCCAACATCGGGACGGTGGTGCGTACCGCGAACGCCTTCGCGGCTCAGGCGGTCCACATCGTCGGGCGTCGTCGGTGGAACCGTCGCGGTGCCATGGTCACCGACCGCTACCAGCACATCCATCACCACGACTCGGTGGAGGCGCTGATGGCGTTCGCCGCGGAGCAGCGCCTCGTCGTCGTGGCCGTGGACAACACCCCGGGGTCGGTGCCGATCGAGACGGCGGAGTTGCCGCGTCACTGCCTGCTGCTCTTCGGGCAGGAGGGACCGGGGGTCACCGCCAGTGCCCGCGAATCGGCCTCGATGACGGTATCGATCGCCCAATTCGGTTCCACCCGCAGCATCAATGCAGGTGTTGCCGCCGGGATTGCCATGCACTCCTGGATTCGGCGGCATGCCGATCTCGATACTGCGTGGTGA
- a CDS encoding DedA family protein: MSSITTALPTASVQAVGSFGPLETAGPLVVWIVVMTFVFIECAVIIGLFLPGDSMLITAGIVMATHASGTGHIWALSLGAMVAAIAGNQVGYSIGHRTGSTLVARKNGKYLNTKNLHKVNLLLEKHGFWAVLVARWIPWVRTLCPLVAGAAKMDHRKYTIASTLGAIIWAPVLLLIGFYFGSFIDGIPWLMPAVLIGMIVLLVVGTGLGIWQYRKEMARPEETIEVEEVVE, encoded by the coding sequence ATGTCGTCGATTACCACTGCGCTGCCGACCGCGTCCGTTCAGGCGGTCGGCAGTTTCGGTCCGCTGGAGACGGCAGGCCCCCTCGTCGTGTGGATCGTCGTGATGACCTTCGTGTTCATCGAATGCGCGGTGATCATCGGGTTGTTCCTGCCCGGAGATTCGATGCTGATCACGGCAGGAATCGTGATGGCGACCCATGCGTCGGGCACCGGTCACATCTGGGCGCTCTCGCTCGGTGCGATGGTCGCCGCCATCGCAGGCAACCAGGTGGGGTACTCGATCGGTCACCGAACCGGCTCGACGCTGGTGGCCCGCAAGAACGGCAAGTACCTCAACACCAAGAACCTGCACAAGGTCAATCTCCTGCTCGAGAAGCACGGATTCTGGGCGGTACTGGTCGCGCGGTGGATCCCCTGGGTGCGCACCCTGTGCCCGCTGGTCGCAGGTGCCGCGAAGATGGATCACCGCAAATACACGATCGCCAGCACCCTCGGAGCCATCATCTGGGCTCCGGTACTGCTGCTGATCGGGTTCTACTTCGGCTCGTTCATCGACGGCATCCCGTGGCTGATGCCCGCCGTCCTCATCGGCATGATCGTGCTGCTCGTCGTCGGAACCGGGCTCGGCATCTGGCAGTACCGCAAGGAAATGGCCCGCCCCGAGGAGACCATCGAGGTCGAAGAGGTCGTCGAGTAA
- a CDS encoding MFS transporter yields the protein MTTSTSSDSLLKQPRAVWAVAFASVIAFMGIGLVDPILKPIGEQLDASPSQVSLLFTSYMLVTGVAMLITGVVSSRFGPKRTLLVGLAIIVVFAALAGTSGSVGEIIGFRAGWGLGNALFIATALSTIVGAASGGVARAIILYEAALGIGIATGPLVGGVLGGFSWRGPFFGVAALMAIAFILLIVMLPDTPKPAHTTSILDPFRALRHRGLLTVGITALLYNYGFFTLLAYTPFPLDMGTYSIGFIFFGWGLCLAVASVFIAPKLQRAFGTLNMMMLALLLFALDLGVMAMFTENKTVLIVGTVVAGLFLGVNNTLITETVMISAPVERSTASAAYSFVRFTGGAAAPYLAGKLGESNMHVPFWVGAACTALAIVVLATGRKVLAHVDDHEPAPHSIDEARAVTVGD from the coding sequence GTGACCACCAGCACTTCCTCCGACAGCCTGCTGAAGCAACCGCGAGCGGTGTGGGCCGTCGCGTTCGCCAGCGTCATCGCCTTCATGGGCATCGGCCTCGTCGATCCCATCCTCAAACCCATCGGCGAACAACTCGACGCCTCGCCGTCTCAGGTGTCGTTGCTGTTCACCAGCTACATGCTCGTGACCGGCGTCGCGATGCTGATCACCGGAGTGGTGTCGAGCCGCTTCGGACCCAAGCGCACCCTGCTGGTGGGACTGGCGATCATCGTCGTCTTCGCCGCCCTGGCAGGCACATCCGGATCGGTCGGCGAGATCATCGGTTTCCGCGCAGGCTGGGGACTGGGCAACGCCCTGTTCATCGCGACGGCACTCTCGACCATCGTCGGTGCCGCATCGGGAGGTGTCGCCCGCGCGATCATCCTCTACGAGGCCGCACTGGGTATCGGTATCGCCACCGGGCCCCTCGTCGGTGGAGTTCTCGGCGGATTCAGCTGGCGCGGACCGTTCTTCGGAGTTGCCGCACTGATGGCCATCGCGTTCATCCTGCTCATCGTCATGCTCCCGGACACCCCGAAGCCAGCGCACACCACGTCGATACTCGATCCGTTCCGCGCGCTTCGGCACCGCGGCCTGCTCACCGTCGGCATCACCGCGCTGCTCTACAACTACGGATTCTTCACCCTCCTCGCCTACACCCCGTTCCCGTTGGACATGGGCACGTACTCGATCGGCTTCATCTTCTTCGGCTGGGGCCTGTGCCTGGCGGTCGCGTCGGTGTTCATCGCACCGAAGCTGCAGCGGGCCTTCGGAACGCTGAACATGATGATGCTCGCACTGCTGCTGTTCGCCCTCGATCTGGGCGTCATGGCGATGTTCACCGAGAACAAGACCGTCCTCATCGTGGGAACCGTCGTGGCCGGGTTGTTCCTCGGCGTCAACAACACGCTGATCACCGAGACCGTGATGATCTCGGCACCGGTCGAGCGCTCGACGGCATCGGCGGCCTACAGCTTCGTTCGCTTCACCGGCGGGGCCGCGGCTCCCTACCTGGCCGGAAAACTGGGCGAGTCGAACATGCACGTCCCGTTCTGGGTGGGTGCCGCCTGCACCGCTCTCGCCATCGTGGTCCTGGCAACCGGCCGGAAGGTGCTCGCTCACGTCGACGACCACGAACCTGCACCTCACAGCATCGACGAGGCCCGGGCCGTGACGGTCGGCGACTGA